The following coding sequences lie in one Crassostrea angulata isolate pt1a10 chromosome 10, ASM2561291v2, whole genome shotgun sequence genomic window:
- the LOC128166732 gene encoding uncharacterized protein LOC128166732 isoform X1 yields MSSIVFSLLSLSIAYVLQTIDYIALEITGLYLLKPLVLGIVTVVLAVLSAISVVTLPSKDVALTSSVVFITCAFWSAMGMSDISKEITPMLSQNISEETFKQMEVLLPGHGVLIVLFAIFSFLLLLFNHQKDHVVFMSLSLLSSACFITNMWTNLKGRSVTFLSLAFITSYISARTFFHSFTKNINNLEELDFQNKRVIRYALNALSLSPWILNSLAVTESSTTGFVWPLSSGLFLLFHGLSGLRWGDITVSTCSIIDGLFWTSVGGSMYVELLKQYLDIFSPAVSIPVSFIVLSVAVVFVQTEILLSFQYFLLSILILTLNFDNNAKIAVSTFAWLSFILNVYGYVSYLCKSFSFKINFPVGQNGLEKILSKMFANKKFMKNRVGVNTISENLFETNTVLGFSKYAESESLGYLANVVTVLAFVWVPQENSFLSLPWIITYGCCLQFVVGFICFSRGQTFESSSFLIFASFWLIWGGLRSLGLFKTDLGMSLGVGICSFLLIGLLFAGISINVNKIWTSIFLCFDLMLLATLLQVLGINDGFMIERIFGTALSISFVYAFLSSIIKMTYGKEIIPFGRPLKEINKIQKYKDQMLWAPARRASGVRKIAEKLKTGGICGIPSDTVYILVACCNQPEAVKRAYKSKKQAEDRPMSLWISNFRQIEAAKNEFSSLLWDFLHEIWPSNVSAVLKRGDWVKSLGLGESEKYLGRPDSIAMRIPDSTITCHLIDQCGPVAVTSANPTGEGDTTHHAQVLAKLGLQNCDGILCDGPSRENAISTVVDCRDIDNGNLAFFRIGLTPKSTILNIFETLLKRHGKMPKSNTNGITPVNGVFEEEINE; encoded by the exons ATGTCGAGCATTGTTTTTTCATTGCTCTCTTTGAGTATAGCCTATGTGTTACAAACGATAGACTACATAGCTTTAGAAATAACGGGATTATACTTACTGAAACCTTTGGTCTTAGGAATAGTGACCGTAGTATTAGCTGTTCTTTCAGCTATAAGTG ttgtcACCTTACCGTCCAAGGATGTCGCTCTCACATCCTCTGTAGTTTTTATTACCTGTGCATTCTGGTCAGCTATGGGAATGTCAGATATATCCAAGGAAATCACTCCTATgttatcacaaaatatctcaGAAGAAACTTTCAAGCAGATGGAAGTATTACTTCCTGGTCACGGAGTTCTTATagttttatttgcaattttctCCTTTCTTTTGCTCCTGTTCAACCATCAGAAAGATCACGTTGTGTTTATGAGTTTATCATTGTTGTCTTCTGCTTGTTTTATTACCAATATGTGGACAAATTTAAAAGGACGTAGTGTTACTTTCTTATCGCTGGCCTTCATAACGTCTTACATTAGCGCGAGAACATTTTTCCATTCCttcacaaaaaatataaataacttaGAGGAACttgattttcaaaacaaacGAGTTATAAGATACGCTCTAAATGCTCTCAGCCTGTCACCCTGGATCTTGAATAGTTTAGCAGTAACCGAGAGCTCCACCACAGGTTTTGTTTGGCCCCTTTCTTCTGgcttatttcttctttttcacGGGCTTTCTGGACTAAGATGGGGCGACATTACAGTATCTACTTGCTCAATAATAGATGGTCTATTTTGGACTTCAGTGGGTGGGAGCATGTACGTGGAActcttaaaacaatatttagacATTTTCTCTCCTGCTGTTTCAATCCCAGtatcttttattgttttatctGTAGCTGTTGTATTCGTTCAAACTGAAATCTtgctttcatttcaatatttcttgctttCCATCTTGATTCTGACCTTAAACTTTGACAATAACGCGAAGATTGCCGTTTCAACCTTCGCTTGGTTATCTTTTATTCTGAATGTTTATGGATATGTATCCTATTTATGTAAATccttttcattcaaaattaattttcctGTAGGACAAAACGGGCTGGAGAAAATACTTTCAAAGATGTTTGCCAacaaaaaatttatgaaaaatagaGTTGGAGTAAACACCATTTCTGAAAACTTGTTTGAAACAAACACAGTGTTAGGCTTTTCTAAGTATGCTGAATCAGAGAGTCTAGGATATCTTGCAAATGTTGTTACCGTTCTAGCGTTTGTCTGGGTTCCTCAAGAAAATTCGTTTCTCTCTTTGCCCTGGATTATAACGTACGGATGCTGCCTCCAGTTTGTTGTTGGTTTTATATGTTTTTCGCGGGGACAAACATTTGAAAgttcttcttttttaatttttgcttcCTTTTGGTTAATATGGGGAGGTTTACGGTCGCTTGGTCTTTTCAAAACTGATCTAGGTATGTCTTTGGGTGTAGGCATATGTAGCTTTTTATTGATAGGTCTACTTTTTGCTGGTATTTCtataaatgttaacaaaatttgGACAAGCATATTTCTGTGTTTTGATCTGATGTTGCTAGCAACACTTTTGCAAGTGTTAGGGATCAATGATGGATTCATGATTGAACGGATATTTGGCACTGCCCTTTCTATTTCGTTTGTATATGCTTTTCTGTCGTCCATTATTAAAATGACCTACGGCAAAGAAATAATCCCTTTTGGAAGGCCTCTAAAAGAGATCAATAAGATCCAAAAGTACAAGGACCAGATGTTATGGGCACCTGCAAGGAGGGCAAGTGGTGTAAGGAAAATAGCTG aGAAACTTAAAACTGGTGGCATATGTGGAATTCCATCCGACACCGTTTATATTCTAGTAGCGTGTTGTAACCAACCAGAAGCTGTAAAG CGAGCCTACAAGTCTAAAAAACAGGCAGAAGATCGTCCTATGTCCCTATGGATATCGAACTTTCGACAAATAGAAGCTGCAAAAAACGAGTTTAGTTCTCTTCTCTGGGACTTTCTCCATGAAATATGGCCGTCCAATGTATCAGCTGTTTTAAAAAGAG GTGACTGGGTGAAATCTCTTGGATTGGGCGAATCTGAAAAGTACTTGGGTCGTCCAGATAGCATTGCGATGCGAATCCCAGACAGTACTATAACATGCCATTTAATAGATCAATGTGGTCCTGTAGCTGTGACTTCAGCAAATCCCACTGGAGAGGGAGACACCACCCACCACGCCCAAGTCTTGGCAAAACTTGGGTTGCAAAAT tGTGATGGCATCTTATGTGATGGACCATCAAGAGAGAATGCCATATCCACCGTCGTAGACTGCCGTGATATCGACAATGGAAACCTTGCATTCTTTAGAATCGGACTGACTCCTAAATCtacaatattaaacatttttgagaCACTGTTGAAGAGACATGGGAAAATGCCGAAAAGTAATACAAATGGCATCACCCCGGTTAATGGTGTTTTCGAAgaagaaattaatgaataa
- the LOC128166732 gene encoding uncharacterized protein LOC128166732 isoform X2, with translation MSSIVFSLLSLSIAYVLQTIDYIALEITGLYLLKPLVLGIVTVVLAVLSAISVVTLPSKDVALTSSVVFITCAFWSAMGMSDISKEITPMLSQNISEETFKQMEVLLPGHGVLIVLFAIFSFLLLLFNHQKDHVVFMSLSLLSSACFITNMWTNLKGRSVTFLSLAFITSYISARTFFHSFTKNINNLEELDFQNKRVIRYALNALSLSPWILNSLAVTESSTTGFVWPLSSGLFLLFHGLSGLRWGDITVSTCSIIDGLFWTSVGGSMYVELLKQYLDIFSPAVSIPVSFIVLSVAVVFVQTEILLSFQYFLLSILILTLNFDNNAKIAVSTFAWLSFILNVYGYVSYLCKSFSFKINFPVGQNGLEKILSKMFANKKFMKNRVGVNTISENLFETNTVLGFSKYAESESLGYLANVVTVLAFVWVPQENSFLSLPWIITYGCCLQFVVGFICFSRGQTFESSSFLIFASFWLIWGGLRSLGLFKTDLGMSLGVGICSFLLIGLLFAGISINVNKIWTSIFLCFDLMLLATLLQVLGINDGFMIERIFGTALSISFVYAFLSSIIKMTYGKEIIPFGRPLKEINKIQKYKDQMLWAPARRASGVRKIAEKLKTGGICGIPSDTVYILVACCNQPEAVKCDGILCDGPSRENAISTVVDCRDIDNGNLAFFRIGLTPKSTILNIFETLLKRHGKMPKSNTNGITPVNGVFEEEINE, from the exons ATGTCGAGCATTGTTTTTTCATTGCTCTCTTTGAGTATAGCCTATGTGTTACAAACGATAGACTACATAGCTTTAGAAATAACGGGATTATACTTACTGAAACCTTTGGTCTTAGGAATAGTGACCGTAGTATTAGCTGTTCTTTCAGCTATAAGTG ttgtcACCTTACCGTCCAAGGATGTCGCTCTCACATCCTCTGTAGTTTTTATTACCTGTGCATTCTGGTCAGCTATGGGAATGTCAGATATATCCAAGGAAATCACTCCTATgttatcacaaaatatctcaGAAGAAACTTTCAAGCAGATGGAAGTATTACTTCCTGGTCACGGAGTTCTTATagttttatttgcaattttctCCTTTCTTTTGCTCCTGTTCAACCATCAGAAAGATCACGTTGTGTTTATGAGTTTATCATTGTTGTCTTCTGCTTGTTTTATTACCAATATGTGGACAAATTTAAAAGGACGTAGTGTTACTTTCTTATCGCTGGCCTTCATAACGTCTTACATTAGCGCGAGAACATTTTTCCATTCCttcacaaaaaatataaataacttaGAGGAACttgattttcaaaacaaacGAGTTATAAGATACGCTCTAAATGCTCTCAGCCTGTCACCCTGGATCTTGAATAGTTTAGCAGTAACCGAGAGCTCCACCACAGGTTTTGTTTGGCCCCTTTCTTCTGgcttatttcttctttttcacGGGCTTTCTGGACTAAGATGGGGCGACATTACAGTATCTACTTGCTCAATAATAGATGGTCTATTTTGGACTTCAGTGGGTGGGAGCATGTACGTGGAActcttaaaacaatatttagacATTTTCTCTCCTGCTGTTTCAATCCCAGtatcttttattgttttatctGTAGCTGTTGTATTCGTTCAAACTGAAATCTtgctttcatttcaatatttcttgctttCCATCTTGATTCTGACCTTAAACTTTGACAATAACGCGAAGATTGCCGTTTCAACCTTCGCTTGGTTATCTTTTATTCTGAATGTTTATGGATATGTATCCTATTTATGTAAATccttttcattcaaaattaattttcctGTAGGACAAAACGGGCTGGAGAAAATACTTTCAAAGATGTTTGCCAacaaaaaatttatgaaaaatagaGTTGGAGTAAACACCATTTCTGAAAACTTGTTTGAAACAAACACAGTGTTAGGCTTTTCTAAGTATGCTGAATCAGAGAGTCTAGGATATCTTGCAAATGTTGTTACCGTTCTAGCGTTTGTCTGGGTTCCTCAAGAAAATTCGTTTCTCTCTTTGCCCTGGATTATAACGTACGGATGCTGCCTCCAGTTTGTTGTTGGTTTTATATGTTTTTCGCGGGGACAAACATTTGAAAgttcttcttttttaatttttgcttcCTTTTGGTTAATATGGGGAGGTTTACGGTCGCTTGGTCTTTTCAAAACTGATCTAGGTATGTCTTTGGGTGTAGGCATATGTAGCTTTTTATTGATAGGTCTACTTTTTGCTGGTATTTCtataaatgttaacaaaatttgGACAAGCATATTTCTGTGTTTTGATCTGATGTTGCTAGCAACACTTTTGCAAGTGTTAGGGATCAATGATGGATTCATGATTGAACGGATATTTGGCACTGCCCTTTCTATTTCGTTTGTATATGCTTTTCTGTCGTCCATTATTAAAATGACCTACGGCAAAGAAATAATCCCTTTTGGAAGGCCTCTAAAAGAGATCAATAAGATCCAAAAGTACAAGGACCAGATGTTATGGGCACCTGCAAGGAGGGCAAGTGGTGTAAGGAAAATAGCTG aGAAACTTAAAACTGGTGGCATATGTGGAATTCCATCCGACACCGTTTATATTCTAGTAGCGTGTTGTAACCAACCAGAAGCTGTAAAG tGTGATGGCATCTTATGTGATGGACCATCAAGAGAGAATGCCATATCCACCGTCGTAGACTGCCGTGATATCGACAATGGAAACCTTGCATTCTTTAGAATCGGACTGACTCCTAAATCtacaatattaaacatttttgagaCACTGTTGAAGAGACATGGGAAAATGCCGAAAAGTAATACAAATGGCATCACCCCGGTTAATGGTGTTTTCGAAgaagaaattaatgaataa
- the LOC128166732 gene encoding uncharacterized protein LOC128166732 isoform X3 encodes MSSIVFSLLSLSIAYVLQTIDYIALEITGLYLLKPLVLGIVTVVLAVLSAISVVTLPSKDVALTSSVVFITCAFWSAMGMSDISKEITPMLSQNISEETFKQMEVLLPGHGVLIVLFAIFSFLLLLFNHQKDHVVFMSLSLLSSACFITNMWTNLKGRSVTFLSLAFITSYISARTFFHSFTKNINNLEELDFQNKRVIRYALNALSLSPWILNSLAVTESSTTGFVWPLSSGLFLLFHGLSGLRWGDITVSTCSIIDGLFWTSVGGSMYVELLKQYLDIFSPAVSIPVSFIVLSVAVVFVQTEILLSFQYFLLSILILTLNFDNNAKIAVSTFAWLSFILNVYGYVSYLCKSFSFKINFPVGQNGLEKILSKMFANKKFMKNRVGVNTISENLFETNTVLGFSKYAESESLGYLANVVTVLAFVWVPQENSFLSLPWIITYGCCLQFVVGFICFSRGQTFESSSFLIFASFWLIWGGLRSLGLFKTDLGMSLGVGICSFLLIGLLFAGISINVNKIWTSIFLCFDLMLLATLLQVLGINDGFMIERIFGTALSISFVYAFLSSIIKMTYGKEIIPFGRPLKEINKIQKYKDQMLWAPARRASGVRKIAEKLKTGGICGIPSDTVYILVACCNQPEAVKRAYKSKKQAEDRPMSLWISNFRQIEAAKNEFSSLLWDFLHEIWPSNVSAVLKRV; translated from the exons ATGTCGAGCATTGTTTTTTCATTGCTCTCTTTGAGTATAGCCTATGTGTTACAAACGATAGACTACATAGCTTTAGAAATAACGGGATTATACTTACTGAAACCTTTGGTCTTAGGAATAGTGACCGTAGTATTAGCTGTTCTTTCAGCTATAAGTG ttgtcACCTTACCGTCCAAGGATGTCGCTCTCACATCCTCTGTAGTTTTTATTACCTGTGCATTCTGGTCAGCTATGGGAATGTCAGATATATCCAAGGAAATCACTCCTATgttatcacaaaatatctcaGAAGAAACTTTCAAGCAGATGGAAGTATTACTTCCTGGTCACGGAGTTCTTATagttttatttgcaattttctCCTTTCTTTTGCTCCTGTTCAACCATCAGAAAGATCACGTTGTGTTTATGAGTTTATCATTGTTGTCTTCTGCTTGTTTTATTACCAATATGTGGACAAATTTAAAAGGACGTAGTGTTACTTTCTTATCGCTGGCCTTCATAACGTCTTACATTAGCGCGAGAACATTTTTCCATTCCttcacaaaaaatataaataacttaGAGGAACttgattttcaaaacaaacGAGTTATAAGATACGCTCTAAATGCTCTCAGCCTGTCACCCTGGATCTTGAATAGTTTAGCAGTAACCGAGAGCTCCACCACAGGTTTTGTTTGGCCCCTTTCTTCTGgcttatttcttctttttcacGGGCTTTCTGGACTAAGATGGGGCGACATTACAGTATCTACTTGCTCAATAATAGATGGTCTATTTTGGACTTCAGTGGGTGGGAGCATGTACGTGGAActcttaaaacaatatttagacATTTTCTCTCCTGCTGTTTCAATCCCAGtatcttttattgttttatctGTAGCTGTTGTATTCGTTCAAACTGAAATCTtgctttcatttcaatatttcttgctttCCATCTTGATTCTGACCTTAAACTTTGACAATAACGCGAAGATTGCCGTTTCAACCTTCGCTTGGTTATCTTTTATTCTGAATGTTTATGGATATGTATCCTATTTATGTAAATccttttcattcaaaattaattttcctGTAGGACAAAACGGGCTGGAGAAAATACTTTCAAAGATGTTTGCCAacaaaaaatttatgaaaaatagaGTTGGAGTAAACACCATTTCTGAAAACTTGTTTGAAACAAACACAGTGTTAGGCTTTTCTAAGTATGCTGAATCAGAGAGTCTAGGATATCTTGCAAATGTTGTTACCGTTCTAGCGTTTGTCTGGGTTCCTCAAGAAAATTCGTTTCTCTCTTTGCCCTGGATTATAACGTACGGATGCTGCCTCCAGTTTGTTGTTGGTTTTATATGTTTTTCGCGGGGACAAACATTTGAAAgttcttcttttttaatttttgcttcCTTTTGGTTAATATGGGGAGGTTTACGGTCGCTTGGTCTTTTCAAAACTGATCTAGGTATGTCTTTGGGTGTAGGCATATGTAGCTTTTTATTGATAGGTCTACTTTTTGCTGGTATTTCtataaatgttaacaaaatttgGACAAGCATATTTCTGTGTTTTGATCTGATGTTGCTAGCAACACTTTTGCAAGTGTTAGGGATCAATGATGGATTCATGATTGAACGGATATTTGGCACTGCCCTTTCTATTTCGTTTGTATATGCTTTTCTGTCGTCCATTATTAAAATGACCTACGGCAAAGAAATAATCCCTTTTGGAAGGCCTCTAAAAGAGATCAATAAGATCCAAAAGTACAAGGACCAGATGTTATGGGCACCTGCAAGGAGGGCAAGTGGTGTAAGGAAAATAGCTG aGAAACTTAAAACTGGTGGCATATGTGGAATTCCATCCGACACCGTTTATATTCTAGTAGCGTGTTGTAACCAACCAGAAGCTGTAAAG CGAGCCTACAAGTCTAAAAAACAGGCAGAAGATCGTCCTATGTCCCTATGGATATCGAACTTTCGACAAATAGAAGCTGCAAAAAACGAGTTTAGTTCTCTTCTCTGGGACTTTCTCCATGAAATATGGCCGTCCAATGTATCAGCTGTTTTAAAAAGAG tGTGA
- the LOC128166731 gene encoding uncharacterized protein LOC128166731 isoform X2 yields the protein MEKGKATSGRSEPFPGILYSEPGALGLVCNIIAAFIAAVNNIQGDERGTKLTAIVTEKPVLPLGSEITTEERLFGCCLTKNNAKESRSMTDEDIDNERRDQTINVLLFLCNMVASFALSPFEISNRMMSLPFLLTAGIFGNLLVARFSYVLQSLSRCFIALSCCFLWTSWSLYIFDATGIAISSSLAIISVGLCVLSLLLSITMAKILTVLELAILLHSISFTTHMFNADTKYFPMVSSIFLGLVGIYGFILYTVKGLLDKTLLPEGKPLIKMRTPITSSLPCPTFRSRIASDLFKAAKVLEKGEVICVPTDTVYALAGSCSKPDSISKIYHIKGRPPEKPICLCISNLQQLRVANPPFSPLLWRFMDKCYPGGITCVVKKGPWLQNLGVGEAADFVGTKESVAIRVPDSSVLSYLVSITGPLAITSANPSGEPDSTHHNTVLDTLGGKLAGVVCDDESNETVASTVVNCMKIDEGLISYFRVGCVPKDIVDNLFDEVKKEQSDQINYITTQQPFRTLK from the exons ATGGAGAAAGGGAAAGCTACGAGCGGGCGCTCTGAGCCTTTTCCAGGCATCTTGTACTCAGAACCAGGAGCTTTAGGCCTAGTATGCAACATAATTGCGGCATTCATTGCTGCTGTCAACAACATACAAGGAGATGAAAGAGGAACTAAATTAACGGCGATTGTGACCG AGAAGCCCGTTTTACCGCTTGGGTCAGAAATTACCACCGAGGAGCGCCTCTTTGGCTGTTGCTTAACGAAAAA TAATGCAAAGGAAAGTCGGTCCATGACAGACGAAGACATAGACAATGAAAGAAGAGATCAAACGATCAATGTGCTGTTGTTCCTTTGTAACATGGTAGCCTCATTTGCCCTATCGCCATTCGAAATATCTAATCGAATGATGTCATTGCCATTTCTATTGACAGCTGGAATCTTTGGAAATTTATTGGTGGCACGTTTTTCGTACGTCCTGCAGAGTCTCTCGCGATGCTTCATTGCTTTGTCTTGTTGTTTTCTTTGGACATCATGGTCACTGTACATCTTTGATG CTACAGGGATTGCCATCAGCAGTTCTCTGGCCATTATTAGCGTCGGACTGTGTGTGCTCTCTCTATTGTTGTCCATCACAATGGCCAAGATTTTAACAGTGTTAGAATTAGCCATTCTTCTTCACTCCATCTCTTTTACAACACACATGTTTAACGCTGATACCAAATACTTCCCCATGGTTTCATCCATTTTTCTAG GTCTGGTTGGCATATATGGGTTCATCTTATACACTGTGAAGGGGCTATTGGACAAGACTTTGCTTCCAGAGGGCAAACCTTTGATAAAG ATGAGGACACCAATCACGTCATCTTTACCTTGCCCCACCTTCCGGTCACGAATTGCTAGTGATCTATTTAAAGCTGCCAAGGTACTTGAAAAGGGTGAGGTTATTTGTGTTCCCACTGACACAGTGTATGCTTTAGCTGGATCCTGTAGCAAACCGGATTCTATCTCCAAAATCTATCACATTAAAGGGAGACCGCCAGAGAAGCCGATATGCCTTTGCATATCTAACCTGCAGCAACTCAGAGTAGCTAATCCACCTTTTAG TCCATTGTTATGGAGATTCATGGACAAGTGTTACCCTGGAGGCATTACTTGTGTCGTTAAAAAGGGTCCTTGGCTACAAAATCTTGGAGTAGGCGAGGCAGCAGACTTCGTGGGAACAAAAGAAAGCGTGGCAATCCGGGTACCTGACAGTTCCGTTCTCTCATACCTTGTTAGCATCACTGGCCCTTTAGCCATCACGTCAGCCAATCCCAGCGGGGAGCCTGACAGCACACACCACAATACTGTCCTCGATACACTag GAGGGAAGCTAGCAGGGGTTGTATGTGATGACGAGTCCAATGAGACAGTAGCGTCCACAGTAGTCAACTGTATGAAGATTGACGAAG GGCTAATTTCGTATTTTCGAGTCGGGTGTGTACCGAAGGACATCGTCGATAATTTGTTTGATGAAGTAAAAAAAGAACAGTCTGATCAGATAAACTATATTACAACGCAACAACCTTTTAGAACATTAAAGTGA
- the LOC128166731 gene encoding uncharacterized protein LOC128166731 isoform X1: MEKGKATSGRSEPFPGILYSEPGALGLVCNIIAAFIAAVNNIQGDERGTKLTAIVTGLHLILVGGFLQITAGIMSFRKNDHLVATSLTVFATLWAFQGGAIILSKLIYSDVTKSVLPVYIAFVTIAFSLFICSIFVNFIVPPVLVAMALTLTFESIGLFFTWGKKTAVAFEFLIVLTAMYAVTVMKTKGISQRYILPGFGNAPIDPLLIKRNASRTNKKEKRKNTKYAEPMGMGYMGSIIPVSVVCFHGLGYVDDMTVPILAVSCGALLQIIASYYSFLRGDLLYSVQFLTHFLFWTSKSLVYQFSGSADSFSSYANFYGSWGLVLVLAFFTICSSTQSIAVFLYNCLLTVTSILSMEHIPLSIQNYTFGLSAILIWLFTVYLSTAHLLNACAEKPVLPLGSEITTEERLFGCCLTKNNAKESRSMTDEDIDNERRDQTINVLLFLCNMVASFALSPFEISNRMMSLPFLLTAGIFGNLLVARFSYVLQSLSRCFIALSCCFLWTSWSLYIFDATGIAISSSLAIISVGLCVLSLLLSITMAKILTVLELAILLHSISFTTHMFNADTKYFPMVSSIFLGLVGIYGFILYTVKGLLDKTLLPEGKPLIKMRTPITSSLPCPTFRSRIASDLFKAAKVLEKGEVICVPTDTVYALAGSCSKPDSISKIYHIKGRPPEKPICLCISNLQQLRVANPPFSPLLWRFMDKCYPGGITCVVKKGPWLQNLGVGEAADFVGTKESVAIRVPDSSVLSYLVSITGPLAITSANPSGEPDSTHHNTVLDTLGGKLAGVVCDDESNETVASTVVNCMKIDEGLISYFRVGCVPKDIVDNLFDEVKKEQSDQINYITTQQPFRTLK, translated from the exons ATGGAGAAAGGGAAAGCTACGAGCGGGCGCTCTGAGCCTTTTCCAGGCATCTTGTACTCAGAACCAGGAGCTTTAGGCCTAGTATGCAACATAATTGCGGCATTCATTGCTGCTGTCAACAACATACAAGGAGATGAAAGAGGAACTAAATTAACGGCGATTGTGACCG GACTCCATTTAATTCTGGTCGGCGGATTTCTTCAGATTACAGCTGGAATTATGAGTTTTCGAAAAAATGACCATCTCGTGGCTACCTCCTTAACTGTATTTGCCACACTTTGGGCATTTCAAGGCGGGGCAATTATTCTATCGAAACTCATATACAGTGATGTAACAAAATCAGTTCTTCCGGTGTACATTGCTTTCGTTACAATTGCGTTTTCGTTATTTATTTGTTCAATATTTGTAAACTTCATAGTCCCTCCTGTATTGGTTGCTATGGCACTGACTCTGACATTTGAGTCGATAGGACTCTTTTTCACCTGGGGTAAGAAGACAGCTGTTGCTTTTGAGTTTTTGATAGTTCTGACTGCTATGTATGCTGTAACGGTTATGAAAACAAAAGGCATCAGTCAGCGCTACATATTACCAGGTTTCGGTAACGCACCAATTGACCCCCTTCTAATAAAGAGAAACGCAAGCAGAAcgaataaaaaggaaaaacgaAAGAATACAAAATATGCTGAACCTATGGGTATGGGTTACATGGGAAGTATCATTCCCGTTTCTGTTGTTTGTTTTCACGGGCTTGGGTATGTTGATGACATGACGGTGCCCATCTTAGCTGTTAGTTGTGGTGCACTGCTGCAAATAATTGCCAGTTATTACTCTTTTCTTCGAGGTGATCTCTTGTACTCCGTACAATTTTTAACACATTTCCTATTCTGGACCTCAAAATCGCTGGTCTATCAATTTTCTGGCAGTGCTGATAGTTTTTCTTCATATGCCAACTTTTATGGTTCATGGGGTTTAGTTTTGGTTTTGGCTTTTTTCACAATATGTTCATCAACGCAATCAATCGCCGTGTTTCTTTATAACTGCTTATTAACAGTAACTTCTATTTTGTCAATGGAACATATTCCTTTGTCAATTCAAAACTATACATTTGGGTTGTCTGCAATTTTGATATGGTTATTCACTGTTTATCTTTCGACCGCTCATCTTCTGAATGCATGCGCAGAGAAGCCCGTTTTACCGCTTGGGTCAGAAATTACCACCGAGGAGCGCCTCTTTGGCTGTTGCTTAACGAAAAA TAATGCAAAGGAAAGTCGGTCCATGACAGACGAAGACATAGACAATGAAAGAAGAGATCAAACGATCAATGTGCTGTTGTTCCTTTGTAACATGGTAGCCTCATTTGCCCTATCGCCATTCGAAATATCTAATCGAATGATGTCATTGCCATTTCTATTGACAGCTGGAATCTTTGGAAATTTATTGGTGGCACGTTTTTCGTACGTCCTGCAGAGTCTCTCGCGATGCTTCATTGCTTTGTCTTGTTGTTTTCTTTGGACATCATGGTCACTGTACATCTTTGATG CTACAGGGATTGCCATCAGCAGTTCTCTGGCCATTATTAGCGTCGGACTGTGTGTGCTCTCTCTATTGTTGTCCATCACAATGGCCAAGATTTTAACAGTGTTAGAATTAGCCATTCTTCTTCACTCCATCTCTTTTACAACACACATGTTTAACGCTGATACCAAATACTTCCCCATGGTTTCATCCATTTTTCTAG GTCTGGTTGGCATATATGGGTTCATCTTATACACTGTGAAGGGGCTATTGGACAAGACTTTGCTTCCAGAGGGCAAACCTTTGATAAAG ATGAGGACACCAATCACGTCATCTTTACCTTGCCCCACCTTCCGGTCACGAATTGCTAGTGATCTATTTAAAGCTGCCAAGGTACTTGAAAAGGGTGAGGTTATTTGTGTTCCCACTGACACAGTGTATGCTTTAGCTGGATCCTGTAGCAAACCGGATTCTATCTCCAAAATCTATCACATTAAAGGGAGACCGCCAGAGAAGCCGATATGCCTTTGCATATCTAACCTGCAGCAACTCAGAGTAGCTAATCCACCTTTTAG TCCATTGTTATGGAGATTCATGGACAAGTGTTACCCTGGAGGCATTACTTGTGTCGTTAAAAAGGGTCCTTGGCTACAAAATCTTGGAGTAGGCGAGGCAGCAGACTTCGTGGGAACAAAAGAAAGCGTGGCAATCCGGGTACCTGACAGTTCCGTTCTCTCATACCTTGTTAGCATCACTGGCCCTTTAGCCATCACGTCAGCCAATCCCAGCGGGGAGCCTGACAGCACACACCACAATACTGTCCTCGATACACTag GAGGGAAGCTAGCAGGGGTTGTATGTGATGACGAGTCCAATGAGACAGTAGCGTCCACAGTAGTCAACTGTATGAAGATTGACGAAG GGCTAATTTCGTATTTTCGAGTCGGGTGTGTACCGAAGGACATCGTCGATAATTTGTTTGATGAAGTAAAAAAAGAACAGTCTGATCAGATAAACTATATTACAACGCAACAACCTTTTAGAACATTAAAGTGA